A region of the Romboutsia hominis genome:
TTTAACAAACTGACTTGTATGTAAAAGTGCCTCATCAGCTACTCTAGCTAACTTTCTAAAGTATTCTATTTCATCATCTTCTTTAACACTTCTAGCTTCTATAAATAAATTAGAAACATTTACAAAATCCACATTAGGAAGAGCTCTCTTTAAAGAATCAAAATATGTTGCTGATATAAAATCAAGTTCTATACCTACTTTTTTATCTTCAAGATTTAATTCTTTTATACTTTCAACTACTACATCTAATGAAGTTACAAAAGTTTTATTAGATACAACTTCTTTATTAGCTAAAACTTCTTCAAAAGTTTTTCCCCCAACCCATGTACTATATTTTTTAACTATACAGTCCATATAATCAGAAAATGCTTCACTTTCAAAATCCATTCCTATAGCTATAGCCCTACTTTCTTCTTTGTTATCTAATACACTTACAGCAAAATGTGCTTGTCTAGATACTGTATGTTGATGTGAAGAATAAGCTGTTATATAAGTAAAATTTTCCGGAGAGTTTACTATAACTCCATCAATATTATTTTCTCTTAATAATCTCTTTATTTTTTGAACTTTAGGTTTCATATTCACTATCTCCTAATTTAAATTATGCTCCGTAAAATAATGGTGATCCTGGTCCTATTGGTAAACCAAATGTATACCAAACTATAAATAATAACGTCCATCCTATTAAAAATGCTATTGAGTATGGTAACATTGTTGTTATTAATGTACCAACCCCAGCTTTTTTCTCATACTTTTGACAAAAGGCTACTATAAGTGCAAAGAATGGCATAAGTGGTGCTATAACATTAGTACATGAATCTCCTATTCTAAATACTAATTGAGTAAGCTCTGGTGATAATCCTATTTGCATAAACATAGGAACAAATATTGGAGCCATTAAAACCCATTTAGCAGAGTCAACAGCTATTATTATATTTAAAAGAGCTGTTAAAACTATAAAGCATATTATAAGTGGTAATCCTACAAAGCCTGTATTTTCTAAGAAATGTGCTCCATTAACTGACATTATAGTTCCAAGCTTTGAATAGTCAAAGAACTTTATAAATTGTCCTGCAAAGAATACTAAAACTAAAAATCCTGCTATACTAGTTACACCTTTTATCATTAACTCTATAACATCTTTATCATTTTTTATAACCTTAGCTCCTATTCCATAGAATATTCCAGGTACCAAAAATAAACATGCCATTATAGGTATAATACTACTCATAAATGGTGAAGTTAATATTGAACCAGTTTCTGGGTCTCTAAGTACTCCATTTTGAGGAAGTACTAATAATCCTATAAATGCTATATAAACTATTAATGATAATACTCCCCACTTCATACCTCTTTTTTCAAGGTCTGTTATATCTTCAACTACTGCGTCTTCATCTGATACATATTTTCCAAGTCTTGGCTCTACTATTTTTTCTGTTACAAATGTTCCTACTGCTACTATTAAGAAAGTTGATGCTATCATAAAGTACCAGTTAGCTGTTGGTTGAACAAAGTATTCTGGATTTATCATATTTGCAGCTTCTGTTGATATACCTGCAAACATTGGGTCATTTGTACCTATAAGTAAGTTTGCACTCCATCCTCCAGATACTCCTGCAAATGCTGCTGCCATACCTGCTATTGGATGTCTTTTAAAACTCATAAATATTATTGCTCCTAATGGAACTAATACAACATATCCAGTAGATGATGCTACATTTGACATTATTCCCAAGAATATTATCATAGCTGTAACCATCTTCTTTGGTGTAACTTTTGCTACTTTTCTTAAGGCTGCTGATAAAAATCCTGTTCCTTCTGCAACTCCAACACATAGTATTATTACAAATACTGGTCCTAGTGCAAAAAAGCTAGTAAAGTTTGATACTATAGAAGTAAACATATATCTAATACCATCTGGTGATAGTAAACTTTCTGCTACAACTTGAGTTTCAACTATAGCTCCAGTTGCTTGGTCATAAGCATCATAACTTACAGAAAGACCCATACTACTTGCAATAGCTGATCCTAATATTACAACTGCTGTTAATATTATAAATATTGTCGCTGGATGAGGTAGCGAATTACCTACTCTTTCAACTGTGTCTAAAGATCTTAAAAGAAAGCTCTTTTTTGACTTTGCCTGTGCTTTAATTTCCATAATAAACCCCCGTATTATAAAATTTTATTTAAAACAATGTATAAAACCCTTTTCCTTTTGAGCAAAATTATTATTAGTTATATAAATCATTAACTCTTAGATAAATTTATTTTCAAGAGATTATAACTAAACTAGCTATAATCCCTTATTTTAAAACCTATACTCCCCTATAAGTTTTTCTTATCTACTGCTTCTTTTAATTGATTCATAGCTTTTTCTAATAACTTTCTAGAACAAGCTACATTTAATCTCATATAGCCTTCTCCACCTATTCCAAAACTTCTTCCATCATTTAATCCAAGTCTAGCTTCATTTGTAAAGAAATCAACTAATTTATCTCCCTCTAGCCCTAAATCCTTACAATCTAGCCACATTAAATATGTACAGTCTGGAGTATTTGGCTTTATTTGTGGTATATGTTCTTTACAGAAGTTATTTATAAACTCAACATTACCTTCTAAGTAAGTTAATAATTGCTCTAACCATTCTTCACCATGAGCATAAGCTGCCATATTTGCCACTACACTAAATGCATTGTTTCTTTTAGAATCCAACTTTCCTTGTACATCTTCATATATCTTTTTCATTTCTAAGTTAGGAAATACTGTAGTTGATACTTGAAGACCTGCTAAATTAAAAGTCTTTGTAGCTGACATACAAGTTATAGTATTCTTTTTAAAGTTTTCATTTATAGATGCCATTGGTATATGCTTGTTATTAAATAATATTAAGTCTGAATGTATTTCATCAGATATAACCATAACATTGTTTTCTAAACATAAATTACCAAGTTTAGTTAGTTCTTCTCTACTCCAAACTCTCCCAACTGGGTTATGAGGATTACAAACTATTAAAAACTTAGCCCCATCTTTAAGCTTCTTTTCTAAGTCTTCAAAGTCCATTTGATAATCTCCATCTACTAGCTTTAAAGGATTGTATACTAATTCTCCTCCCCAATCTTTTACAGCTGTAAAGAATTCCGAATATACTGGTGGTTGAACTATAACCTTATCACCTTCATTTAAAAACTCTCTCATAAAATGACACATCATTGGCATTACTCCTGTAGCATGTGCCATATACTTTGTATCAACATCCCAATTATTTCTCTTTAATTGCCACTCTCTTACTAATTCAAAGTATCTTTCTGGTCTTGATACATATCCAAACATCCCTTGATTAGCTCTTCCTATTATTGCATCTATTATAGGCTGTGCTGTTTTTAAATCCATATCAGCAATCCAAAGAGGTATTATATCATCTCTCCCAAATTTATTTTTAGCCTCATCATACTTTGCTGAAAAATTGTTACTACGATCCATTATTTCATCGAAATTATATATCATATTACTCCTCCAAATTGTCCCCTAATTAAAATTATATTGTGTAACTATAGGCTTTCTATTTTTAGTCTTATCATTAAAATATTCATATAAGCATATACCTAAAAAGCTTCCAGCTATATTATATACATTTTCAAATCCTAACTGCTTAAGTGCTAATACTGCATTATAACTTCTTTGTGCACTTCTACAGTGTACATATAATGTTTTATCCTTTGGTATTTCATCTAATCTATCTCTTAATTGACTTAAAGGTATGTTTTTAGCCCCTACTACATGACCTAATTCAAATTCATTTTCTTCTCTAACATCTATTATATATTCCCCATTTTCTACTAGCTCTCTAACCTTTGTAACAGGTACTTGCTTAAATGTATTGTTAAGTAAATTAGATGCTACATATCCAGCATGGTTTACTACATCCTTTGCAGTTGAAAATGTTGGTGCATAACATAACTCTAAATCTTTTAAATCTTCTACAGTTGCACCAAATTTTATAAGAGTTGCTATAACATCTATTCTTTTGTCTACACTTCCTTTACCTATAGCTTGTGCTCCTAGTATTTTTCCTGTTGGTACTTCAAATATTAATTTAAAGTGCATTGGACTTGCTCCTGGCATTAATCCAACTTTATCTGAAGGTATAACCCTTGCAACTTCATAGTCTATATTAATGTCTAATTCCTTTATCATATTTTCATTAAGACCAGTAGATGCTCCATTTAAATCAAATACTTTTATAACTGAAGAACCTATAAATCCAGTATTTCTAACTTGAATATTGTTTATATGATCTGCAACAGCTCTTGCTTGTTTTTGAGCAGGCCCTGCAAGTGGCAATCTAGTCTTTCTATGAGTTAAAGCGTTATATACTTCTATTGCATCCCCTACTGCATATATGTCTTTATCATTTGTACAGTAATTATGGTCTACCTTTATAGATCCATTTTCACCTATATCTAACCCTGCTTGTTTAGCTAACTTATTATCAGGAGTAACTCCTATAGCCATAATAACTACGTCTGACTTTATTTTTCTTCCTGAATTTAAAACAGTATGTCCATCTTCAAATGCTACTACCTTATCTTCTAATATTAAGTTAACTCCTTTATCATCTAACTCTTTATGAAGTATTTGTACCATATCATAGTCAAATGGCTTCATTATTTGCTTAGATGCTTCTATTAATGTTACATCATATCCAGCTTCTCTAAGATTTTCAGTAACTTCAACTCCTATAAATCCTCCACCTATTACAGTTACTTTATTTTCATATGACTTATTAGCAAAATATTTTAATTTTGCTATATCAACAACATTTCTAACTGTAAATACATTTATATTTTCAATTCCAGGTATATTAGGTACTATTGGATTTGCACCAGGAGATAATATTAACTTATCGTAACTTTCTTCATACTCTTTATTATTTATTAAATCTTTAACTTTAATTTTTTTATTTGTTCTATCTATATCTATAACTTCATTATTTATTCTTGTATCTATTCTATATTGATTAAAGAACTTATCTGGTTGCATAAGAACTAAAGACTCTGCATCCTCTATAACTTCACTTAAGTGATATGGTAAACAGCAATTTGAGAAAGATACATGTGGCCCTTTTTCAAACATTATTATTTTATCATTTTCATTAAGTCTTCTAAGCCTAGCAGCAGCTGAAGCTCCACCTGCAACTCCACCTACTATTAAAATTTTCCTACTCAATTTCTTCACCTCTTTGAAATATTTTTTATAATATTAATTACTCGTTAATTTTATATCAAACCTATATTTAAATATTAACATAGTTTTTATATCATTTTATATAAGTATTTGTTATATATGATAACGTTTTGTTATATAATGTATTTATTGTAAGAATTAATTATCATTATTTGAAAAACTTTTAGGAGAGTGTTTATGAATCTTATACATTTACGTTCGTTTTACAATACTGTTAAATTTAAAAGTATATCTAAAGCTGCTAAGATGCTTCACTTAAGTCAGCCTGGTCTTAGTATGCAAATCCAAAGTCTTGAAAATACTCTTGGAGTATGTCTATTAAATAGAGGACGTCGAGGCGTTGAACTTACTGAAGAAGGTAAGATAGTTTATGATTATGCAGATGCTATATTAGCACTTGAAGATAATATACATCTTTCTTTAAAAAAACTTGAAGAAAGAAATACTGATTTAAATATAGGTTCATGTAGGAGTATGGGGGACTATGCCCTTCCTTGTACTTTATATACTTTTAAACAAATATACAGTGATATAAATATATCCATGCATATAGATAGTACTTTTTCAATTATAAAAAAAATACAAGATATGACCCTAAACTTAGGAATAATTCAAGAATCATCTGTTCCTAATGACTTAGAATGTGTATCTATACTTTCTGATGAACTTGTTTTAGTTGCAAGTCCAGATTCTACTTATAATAAAATATCTATAGATGATATTTATAATATACCAATAGTAATGAGAGAAGATTCATCTGCTACTAGGCTTAATTTAGAGAATATACTTAGAAAAAATGGTTTAGATGTTGATAAACTAAATATAATATTTTCATTTAATTCCCCTGAAGCAATAAAACAATCTGTAGTTTCTGGTAGAGGACTTTCTTTTGTTCCTAAAATTACAATTAGACAAGAACTTAGAAATCAAACTCTAAAAAAAGTTGATGTAAAAGAATTAGATACTAAATTTAATTATTATATATCTTATAGAAAAAATCATAAATTTAGTAAATCAGAAGAAATTTTTATGAAATTTATAACATCTAAATCTAGATGTTTTTGTTATTAGTAAAAATAGGTGCCTTATTCTAACTATAAAAGTTGTTTAAGGCACCTATTTTTTAAAACATGTTTTCTATAACCCTTTGTAGCATTTTCATATATCCAGCTTTATTTATATCTTTATTATTTACTAAGTCCACTTTCCCTATAGACTTTTTATTTTGATATATTTCCATCTGTCCAAGTACACTTCCCTTTTTGATAGGAAGTTTTAGGTTTTCATTTAACTTAACTTTTCTTTCAAAGTTTTTATTTCCACCCTTTTTGATTAAAAGGCTTAAATCATCTTTTGCAACTAATTCTATATTTTCATCTTCAGCTTTATCTATCTTTATGTTTGCTATTTTATCATCTTTTGTACAAAGATTAACACTTTCATAATTTGCAAATCCATAGTTTAGTAAGTTAGAAGAATCTTTAAATCTTTCTGGTGAAGTTTCTGCACCTAATGTTACTGCTATTAAATGAGTATTTCCTCTTTTAGCTGATGCAGATAAACAATATTTTGCTTGTTGTGTAAATCCTGTTTTAACACCTGTTGTACCTTGATAGTGTTTTACCATCTTATTAGTATTAGCAAGTCCTACTTCTACCTTTTTCTTTCCTACTACAACCTTGTCCATCCAAGTTGTAAGGTACTTACTTATAGCTTCATGCTTTAATAACTCTCTAGACATTAAAGCTATATCATAAGCAGTAGTGTAGTGATTATCAACTGGAAGACCATTAGTGTTTACAAAGTTAGTATCCTTCATACCTAATTCTTTAGCCTTTTTATTCATCATATCTACAAAGCCTTCTACACTTCCTCCAATATGTTCTCCCATAGCTACACAAGCATCATTTGCTGATGCTACTGCTATACCTTTTATTAACGTATCTACATCTTGTACTTCTCCAGCTTCTAAAAATATCTGACTTCCACCCATACTAGATGCATTTTCACTTATTTGCACTTCATCTGTTAATTTTAGCTTACCACTTTCTAGTGCTTCCATACATAAAAGCATAGTCATTACTTTTGTTACACTAGCTGGTGGCAACTTTTCATGTGCTTGTTTTTCATATAAAACTTTTCCGCTACCTACATCCATAAGTACTGCGGATTTTGAGGATACATTTATGTTTCCCGTATCATTTGCAAAACTTGTATTAATAGGTATAATAGCCATTATAAATGCAACTAATATACTAGCTAGCTTTTTCATATTATACACCTCTTATGCTTAAGTTATATTAATTTTGATTATTTAATTTGTTAGAAAAATAAGTCTTATGTTCTTCTACTCTTTTTAAATGATTAGCTAAAACTTCATTTACATGTGCATTTTCTATTATTTCAAATGCATCATCATAAGTCATCCCATAATCAGCTGCAACTTCCATTTTTAGTTGCTTTAGAGCTTTTTTTGCATTTTGCTTGCTCATATTTTTACCTCCTATTAGTAAATTTCTATATGTTTTTATCTTTTACTAATATAAGGTATTTATGATTGTTATTTTTTGTAATAAAAAAAGGACTTAACTTTAAGTCCTTTTTAGTAATTTATTATTTCTTCTTCTATTTCAAATATTAATGCATCAGTATTATCTTCTATAAAGTTTATTATTTTTTCTTTTATTGAATCACACATACTAAATTCTAAACTTATACTACATATTCCTATTGATATTATCTGATGAACATCTTGATTATCTACTTCTATAATAGATACATTAAAATTATTTTGTAGTTTTTTTATTATACTTTTTACTATCATTCTTTTTTCCTTAAGGGAATGAACCCAATTTGCTCTTAAACTTATTTTTAAGACTAGTATCTTCATATATTATTTTCTCCTTAGTGAGTCTATGAAATTTATTAATAGTATTTCTATTTATAATCCTTTTCAACACTTTTAGCAAGTATTTTATTTATATCATCCATCATAGATTTAAATTTTTGCTCACTATTTAAGTAGTTATATAATTTTTTATTATTAGATACCTTTTTTCCTACAGATTCTAATTTCATAATGACTTTTTTATCTACCTCTTGGTTTCTTAGTACATATCCTTGTGCTTTAATTTGAATATCTTGATATTCCTTTAAAAGTTTTTCACAAGATTTATCTTTTTTTACTTCATTCATATTTTTTCTAAAGTCTTTATATTCCTTACTATTTCTTATTTCATTTGCTAATTTCATAGCGCTATCTTTTACTGACATAGTTTCCCCCCATAAAAAAAGATTGAATATAATAAATTATATTCAATCTTTTCTAATTATACCTCCATTATTATAGGAAGTATCATAGGATTTCTCTTTGTTCTTTGGTATAAATATTCTTTTAAGTTTTCTTTTATACTATTTTTTAAATAAGCCCACTCTTTAATATTTTTATCTTCGCAGTCTCTTAATACATCTTTTATAACATTTTTAGCTCCATCCATTAAATCTTCAGATTCTCTTACATATACAAATCCTCTAGATATTATGTCTGGTCCTGCTAATACTCTTCCTTCTTCTTTAGATATAGTAACTACAACTATCATAAGTCCATCTTCTGATAAATGCTTTCTATCTCTTAAAACAATGTTTCCTACATCTCCCACACCTAATCCATCAACTAATACATTTCCTGTTTGTATAGTTCCTGTTACCTTAGCTGAATTTCTATCTATTTCTAAAACATCTCCTGTTTTATTTACAAATATATTTTGACTAGGCATACCTAATTCTTCTGCTAGTTCCGCATGCTTTTTAAGCATCCTATACTCACCATGTGCTGGCATGAAAAACTTAGGTCTAGCTAATCTATGGATTAACTTTAATTCTTCTTGCTTAGCATGTCCTGATACGTGTATGTCTACTTCATCATAGACAACTTCTGCCCCTTTTTCAAATAAGCAGTTTATTACTTTAGATATTAATTTCTCGTTTCCTGGTATTGGATGAGCTGATATTATTATAAAATCTCCATTTCTTATTTCCACTTTCTTATGATCAGAACTTGCCATTCTAGCAAGAGCTGACATTGGCTCTCCTTGAGAACCTGTAGTTATTATAACTACTTCACTATCTTCATATCTGTGAAGATCGTTTAGATCTATTAGCATATTTTCAGGTACGTCTAAATATCCTAATTCACTAGCAACGCCTACTACATTTACCATAGATCTTCCTGAAACTGCAACTTTTCTTCCAAATCTTTCTGCTGCATTTATTATTTGTTGCAATCTGTGTATATTAGATGCAAATGTTGCAACTATTATTCTATTATTTTCAGCTTTTCTAAATAAATCATATAATCCTAATCCTACTGTCTTTTCAGATAATGTAGATCCTGGTCTTTCAGCATTAGTACTATCAGCTAACATTAAAAGTATACCTTTTTTACTTAGCTCACATATTCTATGCATATCCATTACATCCCCATCAATAGGTGTTAAGTCTATTTTAAAGTCACCTGTATGATATATTATTCCTTGATCTGTATGAACAGCTATAGAACAAGCATCCGGTATACTGTGATTATTTCTTATGAATTCAACATCCATATGATCTAACTTTATTATTTGTCTTGGTGTAGTAACGTTTAACTTAACGTTATTTAACTTATGTTCCTTTAACTTAACTTGTATAAGACCTATGCTTAACTTAGAACCGTACACAGGTACATTAATTTTTTTAAGTATATAAGGAAGCGCTCCTATGTGGTCTTCATGTCCATGTGTGATGAATATACCCTTTATTTTATCTCTGTTTTTGATTAAATAAGTTATATCTGGTATAACTATATCTACCCCTAACATATCATCATCTGGAAAACTTAACCCCGCATCTATAACAATTATTTCATCTTTGTATTCGATAACTGTCATGTTTTTGCCGACTTCGTTAAGACCGCCTAGTGCCATTACTTTTATCTTATTGGCGCTTTTTTTGAACAACTGCATCATCTCCTCTATGTCTATTCAGTTTTTATTAAAATTTCAACACGTTCTAAAATTTTAAATAATATCGATTCACGCACTCTTTACCAGTTATTATCATTGTACCATAATTTCATCAATAAATTAAGTAGTATTTGAAATACATTTATTGTATTATTTTGACAAAGTCAAATTATTCTGATATTCTCAAACTATAAAATAAAATATTATTATATACTTAAATATGCATTTTATTTAGGTATTGATTAAATAAAATTTAGCGATAAATATACATTATATTTATCTAAATTATAATGGGAGGTTTTATGAGGGGTAAAACTCATTGTACTATAGGTGTTTTAAGTGTTATTCAAGCCTCATTATTATTTAATATACCAATATCTATTTTTAATATCATATTATCTGCATTTTTCTCTATTCTACCAGATTTAGATGAATCAAATTCAATAGTATCTGAAATGTTTTTAAAAAAGAATACTTCTAAGTTTATTTTAAAAATCACAATATATTTGATAAATGTATTTATATTTTTTATATCACTTAAAATAAATGATAACTTTTTTTTAAGCTCATTAATAACATTTATATCTATTTTTATAATAGAGTCAAAGCTTAATCATACTTTCTTAAGAAAAGTATTTATATCATTAATATTTATACTTCTCGGATTTTGTCTTTATTTAGTTAATATTAAAATATACTTTTCTATATTTTGCTTTATGCTTGCCACATTTCCTTGGCTAAAACATAGAAGTTTTTCTCACAGTATATTTGCAATAATTATAGTATATTTTTTATTAAAACAAATCGAGCTAATAACTAATATATTAAATTTATCATTTTTTGGAACTATAAGTTATGCTAGTCATATATTTTTAGGAGATTTATTTACAAGATCAGGTATTCCTCTTTTATATCCTATTAGTGATAAAAAGTTTTCTCTAGGATTTTTTAAAGTAGGTGGCTTTTTAAATAACGCTATAGAAATAATATTTATTATGATTTTAACTACATTGGTAGTTTTCACTATAATAAATAAGTTTAATTTATTAAATTTATCAATATTATAATAGTATTTATTAAAAAATACTTAAAATATTAAAGCTTAGTTGTATATAAAAAAGATATTAACACAATTTGTGCTAATATCTTTTTTAATTCTAAATTATAGCTACTATAAATATTCAGTAACTACACTAGTAATATTTAAATTAATAATTTTATGTAAATTGTTAATTAGAGCATATATGTTTTATTTTTTGTTATTCTCAACTTCATTAAACTTAGAATTTAATATTAATATATCCACTCTTCTATTTTTAGCCTTACCTTCTACTGTATTATTATCAGATTTTGGTCTATATTCTGAATAACCTATTGCTGATATTTTTTGAGGATTTATTCCACCATTATTTATTAAAATCTGCGCTACGTTACTAGCCCTCATTACTGATAAATCCCAGTTAGATTTAAATATTTCATTGTGCATAGGCACATTATCTGTATAACCTTCAACTCTTATATAACTATCCTTTACTAAGGATTTATT
Encoded here:
- a CDS encoding LysR family transcriptional regulator, which codes for MNLIHLRSFYNTVKFKSISKAAKMLHLSQPGLSMQIQSLENTLGVCLLNRGRRGVELTEEGKIVYDYADAILALEDNIHLSLKKLEERNTDLNIGSCRSMGDYALPCTLYTFKQIYSDINISMHIDSTFSIIKKIQDMTLNLGIIQESSVPNDLECVSILSDELVLVASPDSTYNKISIDDIYNIPIVMREDSSATRLNLENILRKNGLDVDKLNIIFSFNSPEAIKQSVVSGRGLSFVPKITIRQELRNQTLKKVDVKELDTKFNYYISYRKNHKFSKSEEIFMKFITSKSRCFCY
- a CDS encoding MalY/PatB family protein — encoded protein: MIYNFDEIMDRSNNFSAKYDEAKNKFGRDDIIPLWIADMDLKTAQPIIDAIIGRANQGMFGYVSRPERYFELVREWQLKRNNWDVDTKYMAHATGVMPMMCHFMREFLNEGDKVIVQPPVYSEFFTAVKDWGGELVYNPLKLVDGDYQMDFEDLEKKLKDGAKFLIVCNPHNPVGRVWSREELTKLGNLCLENNVMVISDEIHSDLILFNNKHIPMASINENFKKNTITCMSATKTFNLAGLQVSTTVFPNLEMKKIYEDVQGKLDSKRNNAFSVVANMAAYAHGEEWLEQLLTYLEGNVEFINNFCKEHIPQIKPNTPDCTYLMWLDCKDLGLEGDKLVDFFTNEARLGLNDGRSFGIGGEGYMRLNVACSRKLLEKAMNQLKEAVDKKNL
- a CDS encoding CD1290 family small acid-soluble spore protein, which gives rise to MSKQNAKKALKQLKMEVAADYGMTYDDAFEIIENAHVNEVLANHLKRVEEHKTYFSNKLNNQN
- a CDS encoding YlbF family regulator; protein product: MSVKDSAMKLANEIRNSKEYKDFRKNMNEVKKDKSCEKLLKEYQDIQIKAQGYVLRNQEVDKKVIMKLESVGKKVSNNKKLYNYLNSEQKFKSMMDDINKILAKSVEKDYK
- a CDS encoding AbgT family transporter — translated: MEIKAQAKSKKSFLLRSLDTVERVGNSLPHPATIFIILTAVVILGSAIASSMGLSVSYDAYDQATGAIVETQVVAESLLSPDGIRYMFTSIVSNFTSFFALGPVFVIILCVGVAEGTGFLSAALRKVAKVTPKKMVTAMIIFLGIMSNVASSTGYVVLVPLGAIIFMSFKRHPIAGMAAAFAGVSGGWSANLLIGTNDPMFAGISTEAANMINPEYFVQPTANWYFMIASTFLIVAVGTFVTEKIVEPRLGKYVSDEDAVVEDITDLEKRGMKWGVLSLIVYIAFIGLLVLPQNGVLRDPETGSILTSPFMSSIIPIMACLFLVPGIFYGIGAKVIKNDKDVIELMIKGVTSIAGFLVLVFFAGQFIKFFDYSKLGTIMSVNGAHFLENTGFVGLPLIICFIVLTALLNIIIAVDSAKWVLMAPIFVPMFMQIGLSPELTQLVFRIGDSCTNVIAPLMPFFALIVAFCQKYEKKAGVGTLITTMLPYSIAFLIGWTLLFIVWYTFGLPIGPGSPLFYGA
- a CDS encoding FAD-dependent oxidoreductase; translated protein: MSRKILIVGGVAGGASAAARLRRLNENDKIIMFEKGPHVSFSNCCLPYHLSEVIEDAESLVLMQPDKFFNQYRIDTRINNEVIDIDRTNKKIKVKDLINNKEYEESYDKLILSPGANPIVPNIPGIENINVFTVRNVVDIAKLKYFANKSYENKVTVIGGGFIGVEVTENLREAGYDVTLIEASKQIMKPFDYDMVQILHKELDDKGVNLILEDKVVAFEDGHTVLNSGRKIKSDVVIMAIGVTPDNKLAKQAGLDIGENGSIKVDHNYCTNDKDIYAVGDAIEVYNALTHRKTRLPLAGPAQKQARAVADHINNIQVRNTGFIGSSVIKVFDLNGASTGLNENMIKELDINIDYEVARVIPSDKVGLMPGASPMHFKLIFEVPTGKILGAQAIGKGSVDKRIDVIATLIKFGATVEDLKDLELCYAPTFSTAKDVVNHAGYVASNLLNNTFKQVPVTKVRELVENGEYIIDVREENEFELGHVVGAKNIPLSQLRDRLDEIPKDKTLYVHCRSAQRSYNAVLALKQLGFENVYNIAGSFLGICLYEYFNDKTKNRKPIVTQYNFN
- a CDS encoding DUF503 domain-containing protein, whose product is MKILVLKISLRANWVHSLKEKRMIVKSIIKKLQNNFNVSIIEVDNQDVHQIISIGICSISLEFSMCDSIKEKIINFIEDNTDALIFEIEEEIINY
- a CDS encoding metal-dependent hydrolase, which produces MRGKTHCTIGVLSVIQASLLFNIPISIFNIILSAFFSILPDLDESNSIVSEMFLKKNTSKFILKITIYLINVFIFFISLKINDNFFLSSLITFISIFIIESKLNHTFLRKVFISLIFILLGFCLYLVNIKIYFSIFCFMLATFPWLKHRSFSHSIFAIIIVYFLLKQIELITNILNLSFFGTISYASHIFLGDLFTRSGIPLLYPISDKKFSLGFFKVGGFLNNAIEIIFIMILTTLVVFTIINKFNLLNLSIL
- a CDS encoding ribonuclease J, encoding MQLFKKSANKIKVMALGGLNEVGKNMTVIEYKDEIIVIDAGLSFPDDDMLGVDIVIPDITYLIKNRDKIKGIFITHGHEDHIGALPYILKKINVPVYGSKLSIGLIQVKLKEHKLNNVKLNVTTPRQIIKLDHMDVEFIRNNHSIPDACSIAVHTDQGIIYHTGDFKIDLTPIDGDVMDMHRICELSKKGILLMLADSTNAERPGSTLSEKTVGLGLYDLFRKAENNRIIVATFASNIHRLQQIINAAERFGRKVAVSGRSMVNVVGVASELGYLDVPENMLIDLNDLHRYEDSEVVIITTGSQGEPMSALARMASSDHKKVEIRNGDFIIISAHPIPGNEKLISKVINCLFEKGAEVVYDEVDIHVSGHAKQEELKLIHRLARPKFFMPAHGEYRMLKKHAELAEELGMPSQNIFVNKTGDVLEIDRNSAKVTGTIQTGNVLVDGLGVGDVGNIVLRDRKHLSEDGLMIVVVTISKEEGRVLAGPDIISRGFVYVRESEDLMDGAKNVIKDVLRDCEDKNIKEWAYLKNSIKENLKEYLYQRTKRNPMILPIIMEV
- a CDS encoding D-alanyl-D-alanine carboxypeptidase family protein; the protein is MKKLASILVAFIMAIIPINTSFANDTGNINVSSKSAVLMDVGSGKVLYEKQAHEKLPPASVTKVMTMLLCMEALESGKLKLTDEVQISENASSMGGSQIFLEAGEVQDVDTLIKGIAVASANDACVAMGEHIGGSVEGFVDMMNKKAKELGMKDTNFVNTNGLPVDNHYTTAYDIALMSRELLKHEAISKYLTTWMDKVVVGKKKVEVGLANTNKMVKHYQGTTGVKTGFTQQAKYCLSASAKRGNTHLIAVTLGAETSPERFKDSSNLLNYGFANYESVNLCTKDDKIANIKIDKAEDENIELVAKDDLSLLIKKGGNKNFERKVKLNENLKLPIKKGSVLGQMEIYQNKKSIGKVDLVNNKDINKAGYMKMLQRVIENMF